From Desulfurobacterium pacificum, a single genomic window includes:
- a CDS encoding NCS2 family permease, protein MEILDKLFKLKEHNTDVPTEVRAGFTTFLAMMYIVPVNAAIMKLAGMPFDALITATALVTIISTVLNGLWSNTPVAMSVGMGLNAYFTFGLVKGMGIPWQTALGIVMISGLIFLGLSLTRFRAWVFESVPEDLRRAISAGIGAFIAFIGLKGIGIISSDPNTFVTLGKIHSPSVLLGVLGFFLCAILYSYRVKGAFILSVILTSIVAWIIGLSTPPHSFISKPASIAPIAFHFDIISALKLSFVPVIATFLVTDLFDTIGTLAGIGMRAGLFREPEQLERTLQADAAATVIGASLGTSTTTSFIESAAGVEEGGRTGLTAVVTGLLFITTLFFLPVYRAIPDSAIYPILVMVGVLMFSELKNINFSDTTTAVSAFLTVMLMPLTYSITIGLSAGFVTYFFLALLKGEKEKITPGTAAIALIGLLMFLIHK, encoded by the coding sequence ATGGAAATCTTAGATAAACTTTTCAAACTTAAAGAACACAACACAGACGTTCCAACAGAAGTAAGAGCTGGATTTACAACTTTTTTAGCGATGATGTACATCGTTCCCGTCAATGCGGCAATAATGAAGTTAGCAGGAATGCCCTTTGACGCCTTAATAACGGCAACAGCCCTCGTAACCATTATTTCAACCGTTTTAAACGGTTTATGGTCAAATACTCCCGTTGCCATGAGCGTTGGAATGGGTCTCAACGCTTACTTCACTTTTGGTCTCGTTAAAGGAATGGGGATTCCCTGGCAAACAGCCTTAGGAATAGTAATGATAAGCGGTCTAATCTTTTTAGGGTTATCTCTAACGCGTTTTAGAGCCTGGGTTTTTGAATCTGTTCCAGAAGATTTAAGAAGGGCAATCAGCGCAGGAATAGGTGCTTTTATAGCATTTATAGGACTAAAGGGTATCGGGATTATTTCCTCTGACCCGAACACTTTTGTAACATTGGGGAAAATCCACTCCCCTTCAGTGCTGTTAGGAGTTTTGGGATTTTTCCTCTGCGCAATTCTATACTCATACAGAGTTAAAGGTGCTTTTATCCTCTCTGTAATTCTAACTTCCATTGTTGCATGGATAATAGGATTATCAACTCCTCCCCACAGCTTTATCTCAAAGCCGGCAAGCATCGCTCCGATAGCATTTCATTTTGACATAATAAGCGCTTTAAAACTCTCCTTTGTTCCAGTAATCGCAACGTTCTTAGTTACAGACCTCTTTGATACTATAGGAACGTTAGCAGGAATAGGTATGAGAGCAGGTCTGTTCAGAGAACCCGAACAGTTAGAAAGAACCTTACAAGCCGACGCAGCAGCAACGGTTATTGGCGCATCATTAGGAACTTCAACTACAACGTCCTTTATTGAAAGCGCTGCCGGGGTTGAAGAAGGTGGAAGAACCGGCTTAACAGCAGTAGTTACAGGTTTACTTTTCATAACAACGTTGTTTTTCCTTCCCGTTTACAGAGCAATCCCCGACAGCGCAATATACCCTATACTTGTTATGGTAGGCGTTTTAATGTTCAGTGAACTCAAAAATATCAACTTTAGTGATACAACAACAGCAGTAAGCGCTTTCCTAACCGTTATGTTAATGCCGTTAACCTATTCCATAACCATAGGATTAAGCGCCGGCTTCGTCACTTATTTCTTTTTAGCTTTACTCAAAGGTGAAAAAGAGAAAATCACACCTGGAACTGCTGCAATAGCTTTAATAGGACTGCTGATGTTCTTAATTCACAAATAA
- a CDS encoding DUF2155 domain-containing protein, which translates to MRKTLVLAAVLAAASITFSSCGKKEEKAKTQTTQQETKAPKPLSELEPQNGKMPAGHPPVNNMPPGHPQMNAQKEVEMFHTKKVLTKIDKPVEIPAEVEKTWKFATVDIVDKKTGKPVKEVKVKKGDVISFKGMEIKVLYIVPQLVVGDKYTSASNEPRNPAILVVVKKDGKTVYAGPIYKMFPKMYNINDPEYMIILKDISKS; encoded by the coding sequence ATGAGAAAGACGCTTGTTCTTGCAGCTGTTTTAGCAGCAGCTTCTATTACTTTTAGTTCTTGTGGAAAGAAGGAAGAGAAAGCGAAAACTCAAACTACACAGCAGGAAACTAAGGCGCCGAAACCCCTATCTGAACTTGAGCCTCAAAATGGAAAGATGCCGGCAGGTCATCCTCCGGTTAACAATATGCCTCCTGGACATCCTCAGATGAATGCTCAGAAAGAAGTTGAGATGTTCCATACGAAGAAAGTGTTGACGAAGATTGATAAGCCTGTGGAGATTCCTGCTGAGGTAGAAAAAACCTGGAAGTTCGCTACTGTTGATATTGTTGATAAGAAGACAGGAAAGCCTGTAAAAGAAGTTAAGGTTAAGAAGGGCGATGTGATTTCTTTCAAGGGTATGGAAATTAAGGTTCTTTATATTGTGCCTCAGCTTGTTGTAGGAGATAAGTACACTTCTGCTTCTAACGAACCTCGTAACCCTGCTATTTTGGTGGTTGTTAAGAAAGATGGAAAGACCGTTTACGCTGGTCCTATCTATAAGATGTTTCCGAAAATGTATAACATTAATGACCCTGAGTATATGATTATCTTGAAGGATATTTCAAAGAGTTAA
- a CDS encoding lytic transglycosylase domain-containing protein encodes MRGIILRIFGILFLSFVSLSSQAETLKAKRFIGYLQKGNFCSTEFLKEFNGTIFSTLSKELYVLNCPVENENLEVKNPYVKFIYAKKLKKQGKTEEAKKLFKEIFSSTNRLDPEIITANAGDTKYLFTPEVLRKKVWIAIKDREFAEAEVYLSFLKTDPFYNYFKGIIQLKRGNYRKAKEYLESSNIPLRYFFLIYVSKEPAEKFFYFRKLLTENVPAYYKKAASVYLLDRFLVGEGGFYRKMLDSIKTLFPKVYRTYRIKYEVINYNYEKAINLIATPQNEKEKVWRETLKAKLGFKSDYSFLIGKKDFYALLLSKPKKVVKEGNVEISNPDIKYLLSNNYCPVISLLDLKSKDIPLALYKCGYYSAALKAAVKLKVKKPLQILYPKPKIFGDDFISLAIARQESLFNHLALSRSGAIGLMQIMPLTGRYLAKKLGDTDFFKEKLFIPEVNYRFGSFYIHSLLKKFKSFPLAAAAYNCGPGNLKKALKNYGKIKTKEDLIIFVDFYLPFKETRDYVKKVSRNLYFYSNLYGTGQEWKSFLKP; translated from the coding sequence AGTTTAACGGGACAATCTTTTCTACGTTATCAAAAGAGTTGTACGTTTTAAACTGCCCCGTAGAGAATGAAAACTTAGAAGTTAAAAACCCTTACGTAAAGTTCATATACGCTAAAAAGCTAAAAAAGCAAGGAAAAACGGAAGAAGCAAAAAAACTCTTTAAAGAGATATTCTCAAGCACCAACAGGTTAGACCCGGAAATAATAACGGCAAATGCAGGTGATACTAAATATCTGTTCACACCTGAAGTTTTGAGAAAAAAGGTCTGGATAGCAATAAAAGATAGAGAGTTCGCAGAAGCTGAGGTGTACCTATCGTTTTTAAAAACCGACCCTTTCTATAACTACTTTAAAGGAATAATCCAGCTTAAAAGAGGGAACTATAGGAAAGCCAAAGAGTACCTTGAAAGCAGCAACATACCTTTAAGATATTTCTTCTTGATTTACGTTTCAAAAGAGCCAGCGGAAAAGTTTTTCTATTTCAGGAAATTATTAACAGAAAACGTTCCTGCTTACTACAAGAAGGCAGCCTCTGTTTATCTGCTTGACAGGTTTTTGGTGGGAGAGGGGGGATTTTACAGGAAAATGCTTGACAGCATAAAAACCCTCTTTCCAAAAGTTTACAGAACTTACAGAATTAAATATGAAGTAATTAACTACAACTACGAGAAAGCTATAAACCTAATTGCAACTCCTCAAAACGAAAAAGAGAAGGTATGGAGAGAAACGCTAAAAGCCAAATTGGGTTTCAAAAGCGATTACTCTTTCTTGATTGGTAAGAAAGATTTTTACGCTCTACTCCTTTCTAAACCTAAAAAAGTTGTTAAAGAAGGCAACGTTGAAATTTCAAACCCCGATATCAAATATCTGCTATCAAACAACTACTGCCCAGTAATTTCACTGCTTGACCTAAAATCAAAAGATATTCCTTTAGCCCTCTACAAATGCGGATACTATTCGGCAGCTCTCAAAGCAGCCGTAAAACTTAAAGTAAAGAAACCTTTACAGATACTATACCCAAAACCGAAAATATTCGGAGACGACTTTATATCTTTAGCCATTGCAAGACAGGAAAGTCTCTTTAACCACCTTGCACTTTCACGCTCCGGAGCGATAGGACTGATGCAGATAATGCCTCTTACAGGCAGGTACTTAGCTAAGAAATTAGGAGATACGGACTTCTTCAAGGAAAAACTTTTTATACCCGAAGTAAATTACCGATTTGGCTCGTTCTACATCCACAGCCTTCTTAAAAAGTTCAAATCCTTTCCTTTAGCTGCAGCTGCCTACAACTGCGGACCTGGAAATTTAAAAAAAGCGCTTAAAAATTATGGAAAGATAAAAACTAAAGAAGACCTTATAATTTTCGTAGATTTTTATCTGCCGTTTAAGGAAACGAGAGATTACGTTAAAAAGGTAAGCAGAAATCTCTATTTTTACTCCAACCTATACGGAACAGGGCAAGAATGGAAAAGTTTCTTAAAGCCTTGA
- a CDS encoding aldehyde dehydrogenase family protein codes for MKGYMVIGGKKVFKQEEIEITFPYTEEVVGTIPRGDERDVQLAVESALIGFEKMKKMTAYERYQCLQKAARILSNRSKEFAETLTLEVGKTIKESMGEVGRAVNTITLSAEEAKRVLGEEVPFDAAPGIKGKVGFYRRVPLGVIGCITPFNFPLNLTCHKVAPALAAGNSVVIKPSENTSLTVIKLAEVLIEAGFPPEAVNVVTGFGEEVGDALVRNEKVRMITFTGSVQTGKIIMSRGGLKKYAMELGSNAGVYVDKDQSYRLKEIAERIARGGFALAGQVCISVQRVFVHESLFDDFVEKIKEFTATLKVGDPRLPETDVGPVIDRQAADRIMEWIEEAVNAGAEVVIGGKRLSPTLIEPTIVVNVPESVRLFKGEVFGPVIAVNRVSSLEEGIEEVNNSPYGLQAGIFTDNLKAAFKFVDEVECGGIMVNEIPTFRVDQMPYGGVKESGIGREGPHFAIEEMTEIKTICFDLN; via the coding sequence ATGAAGGGATACATGGTTATCGGTGGAAAGAAGGTTTTCAAGCAAGAAGAGATTGAGATTACCTTTCCTTATACGGAAGAGGTTGTAGGAACGATACCGAGAGGCGATGAGAGGGACGTTCAGCTTGCCGTTGAGTCTGCCTTAATAGGTTTTGAAAAGATGAAGAAGATGACCGCTTACGAGCGCTACCAGTGTCTTCAAAAGGCAGCAAGGATTCTTTCAAACCGTTCAAAAGAGTTTGCGGAAACTCTCACCTTAGAAGTAGGGAAAACTATCAAGGAATCTATGGGGGAAGTTGGCAGAGCTGTGAATACGATTACCCTCTCTGCTGAAGAGGCGAAAAGGGTTTTGGGTGAGGAAGTACCGTTTGATGCGGCTCCCGGTATTAAAGGGAAAGTTGGTTTTTACAGAAGGGTACCGCTTGGAGTAATTGGCTGCATTACGCCGTTTAACTTTCCTTTGAACCTTACCTGTCACAAAGTAGCGCCTGCCTTAGCTGCCGGGAATAGCGTTGTAATAAAACCTTCGGAGAACACTTCTTTAACCGTTATAAAGCTTGCAGAGGTTCTTATTGAAGCAGGTTTTCCACCTGAGGCTGTTAACGTTGTAACCGGATTTGGCGAAGAAGTTGGTGATGCTCTGGTGAGGAATGAGAAAGTTAGAATGATTACTTTTACCGGAAGCGTCCAAACTGGAAAGATAATAATGAGCAGAGGCGGGTTAAAGAAGTATGCAATGGAGCTTGGTTCTAATGCCGGCGTTTACGTGGATAAAGACCAGTCTTACAGACTAAAAGAGATAGCAGAAAGAATTGCAAGGGGTGGTTTTGCCCTGGCAGGTCAGGTGTGTATTTCTGTTCAGAGGGTGTTTGTTCACGAATCTCTGTTTGACGATTTTGTTGAAAAGATAAAAGAGTTTACCGCTACTTTAAAGGTTGGTGACCCGAGACTCCCTGAAACGGACGTTGGTCCTGTTATAGACAGACAGGCTGCAGATAGAATAATGGAATGGATAGAAGAGGCTGTTAACGCCGGAGCGGAAGTTGTTATCGGCGGTAAAAGATTGTCTCCTACGCTGATAGAGCCGACGATTGTCGTCAACGTTCCAGAAAGCGTCAGGTTGTTTAAAGGCGAAGTTTTTGGACCGGTGATAGCCGTGAACAGGGTTTCTTCTTTAGAAGAGGGGATAGAAGAGGTAAACAACTCTCCTTACGGATTGCAGGCAGGTATATTTACTGATAATTTGAAGGCTGCGTTTAAGTTTGTAGATGAGGTTGAATGCGGCGGCATAATGGTTAATGAAATTCCTACGTTCAGGGTTGACCAGATGCCTTACGGCGGCGTGAAGGAGAGCGGAATAGGAAGGGAAGGACCCCACTTTGCGATTGAGGAGATGACGGAGATAAAGACTATATGTTTTGACCTTAACTGA
- a CDS encoding MFS transporter — MKKNVYLLSVVSLLNDISSEIILSVLPLFITSLGGGGFSIGLIGGFRDFVSNFVKVISGVLSDKFRSKKPFVIAGYGISAFFKFFIGFAKTPFQVLIATVFERIGKGVRTAPRDAIISLSASSQGKGFGLHRAFDTLGALIGTLLALLMVAYWHASYRKVILFAAIISFVSLLPLLFVEEPKVSRVNRKISFSFSFLDGRFKKFLFVAALFAFSSVSYMFFMLRAEEITHSKVVPIVLYAVFNLFYAFLSVPAGVLGDKVGRLTVLSIGYGISALSLLFLAFSNGFMFLVLSFVFYGAAMALIDGTQRAVVGEFSKEEYRASAYGVFHFLTGLFVLLGNVVLGGMWEVGGFFVLLVYSFISFSSAVILKVLL, encoded by the coding sequence ATGAAGAAAAACGTTTACCTTTTAAGCGTTGTCAGTTTACTTAACGATATCTCAAGTGAAATAATCCTTTCTGTGCTGCCCCTCTTTATAACGTCTCTGGGGGGTGGCGGCTTTTCCATAGGTTTAATAGGTGGTTTCAGAGATTTCGTTTCCAATTTCGTTAAGGTGATTTCGGGAGTTTTGTCTGATAAGTTTCGTTCAAAGAAACCTTTTGTTATTGCCGGCTACGGGATTTCTGCTTTCTTCAAGTTCTTTATAGGCTTTGCCAAAACTCCTTTTCAGGTTTTGATTGCTACCGTTTTTGAGAGAATAGGTAAAGGGGTGAGGACTGCTCCGAGAGATGCGATTATTTCTCTTTCTGCTTCCTCTCAAGGAAAAGGGTTTGGTCTTCACAGGGCGTTTGATACTTTGGGAGCTTTAATAGGAACGCTTTTAGCGCTTTTGATGGTGGCTTACTGGCACGCTTCTTACCGAAAAGTTATCCTTTTTGCTGCCATTATCTCTTTTGTTTCTCTGCTTCCCCTTTTGTTTGTGGAAGAGCCGAAAGTTAGTAGAGTTAATAGAAAGATTTCCTTTTCTTTTAGCTTTTTGGATGGAAGGTTTAAAAAATTTTTATTTGTAGCTGCTCTTTTCGCCTTTTCTTCTGTTAGCTATATGTTCTTTATGCTTAGGGCGGAAGAAATTACGCATTCAAAGGTTGTTCCTATTGTTTTGTATGCCGTTTTTAATCTGTTTTACGCTTTTCTTTCTGTTCCTGCTGGCGTTTTGGGGGATAAGGTTGGCAGGCTGACAGTTTTGTCTATAGGTTATGGAATTTCTGCTCTCTCCCTTCTGTTTTTGGCATTTTCCAACGGGTTTATGTTTCTTGTTCTATCTTTTGTTTTTTACGGTGCTGCGATGGCTTTGATTGATGGGACTCAGAGGGCGGTTGTAGGGGAGTTTTCTAAAGAGGAGTATAGGGCGAGTGCTTACGGCGTTTTCCATTTCTTGACGGGGTTGTTTGTGCTTTTGGGTAACGTTGTTTTGGGTGGGATGTGGGAGGTGGGGGGATTTTTCGTTCTTCTTGTTTACTCGTTTATTTCTTTTTCTTCTGCTGTAATCTTGAAGGTTTTGCTGTGA
- a CDS encoding metal ABC transporter ATP-binding protein — MTEGIRVENLSIGYRGKTVVSGLSFSMMEEEFWLVAGPNGVGKTTLIKTLLGIIPPVSGRIYIHGIDCTFSCDERRYLSYVPQMENYSKDFPATTIEVIVSGYYPRLRKFEPVPDKVFKIAENWLEEFDLYHVKDYPFSKLSGGQQKKTLIARALISDPHYLFLDEPTTGVDLKSSRKILSLINSLHKEKNFGICMVTHDITSVWEYIDKVILLGYRKFFVGDKEKLLDEELLSSIYEVRVKVLETEAGPVFLVGDKHY, encoded by the coding sequence ATGACAGAAGGAATTAGGGTAGAAAACCTATCTATCGGTTATAGAGGAAAGACCGTAGTTTCCGGTCTTTCCTTTTCTATGATGGAAGAAGAATTCTGGCTTGTTGCAGGTCCTAACGGCGTTGGCAAAACTACATTAATAAAAACGCTTTTGGGAATTATTCCTCCTGTTTCTGGAAGAATCTACATTCACGGCATTGACTGCACGTTTTCTTGCGATGAACGGCGTTATTTGAGTTACGTTCCACAGATGGAAAATTATTCTAAAGATTTTCCTGCAACGACTATAGAAGTTATAGTTTCTGGCTATTATCCGAGGTTGCGCAAGTTTGAGCCTGTACCAGATAAAGTCTTCAAAATAGCTGAAAACTGGCTGGAGGAATTTGACCTTTACCACGTGAAAGATTATCCATTTTCAAAGCTTTCTGGCGGTCAGCAAAAGAAAACCCTTATAGCGAGGGCGCTTATTTCTGACCCTCACTACTTGTTTTTGGATGAACCTACAACCGGCGTTGACCTTAAAAGTTCACGAAAAATCCTTTCTTTAATTAATTCTCTACATAAAGAAAAGAACTTCGGTATTTGTATGGTTACCCATGACATTACTTCTGTTTGGGAGTACATAGATAAGGTAATTCTGTTGGGATACAGAAAGTTTTTCGTTGGAGATAAAGAAAAGCTGTTAGACGAAGAATTGCTATCTTCTATCTATGAAGTTAGGGTAAAAGTTCTTGAAACAGAGGCGGGACCTGTGTTTTTAGTTGGAGATAAGCATTATTAA
- a CDS encoding site-specific integrase, which yields MEKFLKALREEGYTHNTLKTYERVLKYFHKFLDFYNYDFRNFDEEKLYSFISVRYRTEKSFRTAMSAIQQYLKFNKVKRKLKFQPPDTGEFKEFRPIKEEEIEKLESLIERLRSSELQTAMLMVIHLGLAPAEISKLKCTSYGVFLNVPVIQEGKIKRFVINEEINERLQKLKEEKLPVAKLISSSTATMKVTFHNLMKKAKLDLTVADFKDNYVAKLLKLGFPVDIVVEYSGRNLERVSYINRYVNLKSKADIIENVLKKRNQP from the coding sequence ATGGAAAAGTTTCTTAAAGCCTTGAGAGAAGAAGGATATACACACAACACGCTTAAAACTTATGAGCGCGTTCTAAAGTACTTCCACAAATTCTTGGATTTCTACAACTACGATTTCAGGAACTTTGATGAAGAGAAACTTTACAGTTTTATCTCTGTAAGGTACAGAACAGAAAAAAGCTTCAGAACAGCAATGTCGGCAATACAACAGTACTTAAAGTTTAATAAAGTAAAAAGAAAACTGAAATTTCAACCCCCCGATACCGGAGAGTTTAAAGAATTCAGACCAATCAAAGAAGAGGAAATAGAAAAGTTAGAAAGTTTAATTGAAAGGCTGCGTTCTTCTGAGCTTCAAACAGCAATGCTTATGGTAATTCATTTAGGTCTCGCCCCAGCTGAAATTTCAAAACTAAAGTGTACTTCCTATGGCGTGTTTTTAAACGTACCTGTAATTCAAGAGGGGAAGATAAAGCGCTTTGTGATTAATGAAGAAATCAACGAGCGGTTGCAGAAATTAAAAGAAGAAAAACTTCCTGTAGCTAAACTCATATCTTCTTCAACAGCTACAATGAAGGTAACGTTTCATAATTTGATGAAAAAAGCCAAGTTAGATTTAACAGTTGCAGACTTTAAGGATAACTACGTAGCAAAGCTCTTAAAGTTAGGGTTTCCTGTTGATATAGTAGTTGAATATTCAGGAAGGAATTTGGAAAGGGTTTCTTACATTAACAGGTACGTGAATTTAAAGAGCAAGGCGGATATAATAGAAAACGTCCTTAAGAAACGTAATCAGCCATAA
- a CDS encoding segregation and condensation protein A, translated as MDIKVETEVFEGPLDLLIYLIKKREVSIYDIPIAEITEEFLNYIYTMQELNIPLASEFIFMAAVLARIKSEYLIPREDSEDPRKELVQIIEKYLHSKKAAEVLEKLEEEAAKFFTNDPSDLIFQFQDKIKIANTKEDLKTAYEEVLLRKEEKPLKIGIRISAESFKIPQKMEEIRKILSEHYLFPFLEFVKRSSCKLEAITYFLALLELSKLGEVATFTDGEEIFVTKLFPPFKQERKIIPVMADYVS; from the coding sequence ATGGATATAAAGGTTGAAACTGAAGTATTTGAAGGACCTTTAGACCTGCTGATTTACCTTATAAAGAAGAGGGAAGTAAGCATATACGATATTCCTATTGCTGAAATTACCGAAGAGTTTCTCAACTACATCTATACGATGCAGGAACTCAATATTCCGTTGGCTTCTGAGTTTATTTTCATGGCTGCCGTCTTGGCGCGTATTAAGTCTGAGTATTTAATTCCAAGAGAAGATTCTGAAGACCCAAGAAAAGAATTGGTTCAGATAATAGAAAAGTACCTTCATTCAAAAAAAGCTGCGGAAGTTCTTGAGAAATTAGAGGAAGAAGCAGCAAAGTTCTTTACAAACGACCCTTCCGATTTAATTTTTCAATTCCAGGACAAAATTAAAATTGCCAATACTAAAGAAGATTTGAAAACCGCGTATGAAGAAGTTCTTTTAAGGAAAGAGGAAAAACCGCTTAAAATAGGTATCAGGATTTCTGCTGAAAGCTTTAAAATTCCACAAAAGATGGAGGAAATTAGAAAAATCCTCTCAGAACACTACCTATTCCCCTTTTTAGAGTTTGTAAAAAGAAGTTCCTGTAAGTTAGAAGCGATAACCTACTTCCTTGCTCTCCTTGAACTTTCCAAGTTAGGTGAAGTGGCAACTTTTACAGATGGAGAAGAGATTTTTGTAACTAAGCTCTTTCCTCCGTTTAAACAGGAGAGAAAGATAATTCCTGTTATGGCTGATTACGTTTCTTAA
- a CDS encoding CBS domain-containing protein: MPVRDLIQRKVVTVEPDDTVMLAAQRMKDKMVGSLVVLDGDKPAGIITDRDIAIRVVGAGKSPDTPVKEVMTKSPVTIREDASFFELTRTFREASVRRLIVVDKEGKLVGLISIDDVFELLAAEFANLITAIRG; the protein is encoded by the coding sequence ATGCCGGTAAGAGACTTAATCCAGAGAAAGGTTGTGACCGTTGAACCTGACGACACTGTAATGCTTGCTGCCCAAAGGATGAAAGATAAGATGGTTGGAAGCCTCGTCGTTTTAGATGGGGACAAACCTGCAGGCATAATTACCGATAGAGATATAGCCATAAGAGTTGTAGGAGCAGGGAAATCCCCGGATACTCCTGTTAAAGAGGTGATGACTAAATCTCCTGTAACTATAAGAGAGGACGCTTCTTTCTTTGAATTAACCAGAACTTTTAGAGAAGCATCTGTTAGAAGGTTGATAGTTGTTGACAAAGAAGGTAAATTAGTAGGGTTAATTTCCATTGATGATGTGTTTGAACTTCTTGCAGCGGAATTTGCCAATCTCATTACAGCAATTAGAGGTTAG
- a CDS encoding metallophosphoesterase family protein, whose protein sequence is MKVGIIADIHGNIHALKAVESALIRENVEEVWCLGDTIGYGAFPNECLEWVKGNVRRFVVGNHELAALGFVDLSLLNDYARVAIEWTREVLREDFREFLLQTRIQDLTDEFQLVHDTPESPGSMEYILSKAQAYRALIKQQRDVCFFAHTHIPAAYSLAGGDVVEIDVSSSFTVDGRMLINPGSVGQPRNRDPRSSFIVYEDGYVRYLKVEYDAKAAAKAILKAGLPDFLAARLILGV, encoded by the coding sequence ATGAAAGTAGGGATAATTGCGGATATTCACGGTAATATTCACGCTTTGAAGGCGGTAGAGTCTGCGCTTATAAGGGAAAACGTTGAGGAAGTATGGTGTTTAGGAGATACCATCGGTTACGGTGCGTTTCCTAACGAGTGTCTTGAGTGGGTAAAGGGTAACGTCAGGCGTTTTGTTGTAGGAAACCACGAACTTGCAGCTTTGGGGTTTGTTGACCTTTCACTTTTGAACGATTACGCACGGGTAGCTATAGAGTGGACAAGGGAGGTTTTGAGGGAGGATTTTCGCGAGTTTCTCCTTCAAACGAGAATCCAAGACCTTACAGACGAGTTTCAGCTGGTTCACGATACCCCTGAATCGCCGGGCAGTATGGAATACATCCTGAGTAAAGCTCAGGCTTACCGAGCGCTTATAAAACAGCAGAGGGACGTTTGTTTTTTTGCCCATACCCATATTCCGGCTGCTTACTCTCTTGCCGGCGGAGACGTTGTTGAAATTGACGTTTCTTCCTCTTTTACCGTTGATGGAAGGATGCTTATAAATCCAGGTAGCGTGGGTCAACCGAGAAACAGAGACCCGCGTTCTTCTTTTATAGTGTATGAAGATGGTTACGTTCGTTATCTAAAAGTGGAGTACGATGCGAAAGCAGCTGCAAAAGCCATTTTAAAAGCAGGATTACCTGACTTTTTAGCTGCAAGATTAATATTAGGGGTGTGA